The Montipora capricornis isolate CH-2021 chromosome 6, ASM3666992v2, whole genome shotgun sequence genome has a window encoding:
- the LOC138053377 gene encoding uncharacterized protein, translating into MKRIEEYNGASAVYAKYENEEQLIEQQQKEELNRQHMMKLREEEFQRIVQQTIIKKKSAEAIFEALVEHVKNVIETRADDKNAGIALRKTEKDIELALADCKSTHNKLLEILNEATAENEIKWIRRIQTCYNETIETILTFTATTENRNNARQNCALRIEKAKMPSFNGTIREYPQFKQDFQKQVMPTLDKNSACYILLSCLEREPAETVKSVDDDIKEMWKRLDEKYGDPAKLTDAIINTIQDIRPIKEGENKRLIELVDAVEDGYKDLTRLGLEREITTTSSVSIIERKLPANIKWEWAKFVSADNSVVNKTDKFPSLLNFLLSQKKAIEYDTTELRLTTTSTIKGSAHYAKTNKDSVERREDSTRPQDSKCLFHGESDHWTSDCKFYLSKPNEDKMKTLKEKGACWSCLRRGHRLLECRKKRPCGMNGCTKWLHQTLHKDEKIETALQGISGSASACDNNIADSCLLQIQ; encoded by the coding sequence ATGAAAAGAATAGAAGAATATAATGGAGCATCGGCGGTATACGCAAAGTATGAAAATGAAGAACAATTGATTGAACAACAGCAAAAGGAAGAATTGAACCGCCAGCATATGATGAAACTTCGAGAAGAAGAGTTTCAAAGGATAGTTCAACAGACCATTATAAAGAAGAAATCCGCGGAAGCAATCTTTGAGGCACTTGTCGAACATGTTAAAAATGTGATTGAAACGAGAGCAGATGACAAAAACGCAGGGATAGCGTTGCGTAAAACTGAAAAGGATATCGAGCTTGCGCTAGCAGACTGTAAGAGCACGCACAATAAATTACTTGAGATATTAAACGAGGCCACAGctgaaaatgaaatcaaatggatTCGAAGAATTCAAACATGTTACAATGAGACAATTGAAACAATTCTAACTTTCACCGCCACGACAGAAAACAGAAATAACGCCAGACAAAATTGTGCACTTCGCATTGAAAAGGCTAAAATGCCATCTTTTAATGGAACAATCAGAGAATATCCACAATTTAAGCAggattttcaaaaacaagtgATGCCAACATTGGATAAAAACAGCGCGTGCTACATTCTACTCTCGTGCTTGGAAAGAGAGCCAGCGGAAACAGTAAAAAGCGTAGATGATGATATCAAAGAGATGTGGAAACGACTCGACGAAAAATACGGAGATCCAGCTAAATTAACGGACGCAATCATTAATACAATTCAAGACATAAGACCCATTAAAGAGGGTGAGAACAAAAGATTAATAGAATTGGTTGATGCTGTAGAAGATGGATATAAAGATCTGACAAGACTTGGATTGGAAAGAGAAATCACAACCACAAGTTCAGTTAGcataattgaaagaaaactaCCTGCTAATATAAAATGGGAATGGGCTAAATTCGTTAGCGCAGACAATAGCGTGGTAAACAAAACCGATAAATTTCCAAGCCTTCTAAACTTTCTCCTCAgccaaaaaaaagcaattgaatATGATACCACAGAGCTACGACTTACTACTACCTCAACAATAAAAGGCTCCGCacattatgcaaaaacaaacaaagattcaGTAGAAAGACGAGAAGACAGCACCCGCCCCCAAGATAGTAAATGTTTATTCCACGGGGAATCAGATCATTGGACGAGCGACTGTAAATTCTACCTATCAAAACCAAATGaagataaaatgaaaacattgaaggaaaaagGAGCCTGCTGGTCGTGTTTACGAAGAGGACACAGACTACTTGAATGTAGGAAGAAGAGACCTTGCGGCATGAACGGATGCACCAAATGGCTTCACCAGACACTTcataaagatgaaaaaattgaaaccGCTTTACAAGGAATCTCCGGATCCGCAAGTGCGTGTGACAACAACATCGCAGACTCTTGTCTATTGCAGATACAGTGA
- the LOC138053381 gene encoding uncharacterized protein, which translates to MADGGEDIFLFGDDFDVILDLLEQDEDIEEEFVTSVENAQPGIIVCTDCGKQYKTRGGFQRHWTSKHSNITTPKEQTCITLTPSILTDIVKTAVHKVKTAQVYPQSIINEVEVYLFEELEEETVEFTMLKSMFEAYSKNGDTEKFYSKYYAAIPLNSTEYFKGLSRNAATLLSTKVADCMIVYCKNSKVTHNNSPHQQTVLSERETAGLQYLGGYVLHNLHKKHGTKKSQESQQAMSILKAGKLEGGYDSSQKLVSNLNRGGLWQITKYSEKVFSRIEHYFRQLSLDGNLQRVNIKGKTDKSVTDSELLSYYDLIVSDSELVPATHVIKEVLHAVVNLYVRVRSFSLAKDFIQHHKGLRKEISRSCEQESDNRFE; encoded by the exons ATGGCTGACGGCGGAGAAGATATCTTTTTGTTTGGCGATGATTTTGATGTTATTTTAGACCTTTTAGAACAAGATGAAGATATAGAGGAGGAATTTGTGACTTCAGTTGAGAAT GCTCAACCTGGAATCATAGTGTGTACAGACTGTGGAAAACAATATAAGACCAGAGGAGGTTTTCAAAGACATTGGACTTCAAAACACAGCAACATCACGACaccaaaagaacaaacatgtatCACTCTCACCCCAAGCATCCTTACAGACATAGTGAAAACCGCCGTGCATAAAGTCAAAACAGCTCAGGTGTATCCCCAGTCGATAATAAACGAAGTGgaagtttatttatttgaagAACTCGAGGAAGAGACCGTAGAATTTACTATGTTAAAGTCTATGTTCGAAGCATATTCGAAAAACGGTGACACTGAAAAGTTCTATTCCAAATACTACGCTGCGATTCCTTTAAATTCTACAGAGTACTTTAAAGGACTATCAAGAAATGCTGCCACATTATTGTCAACTAAGGTAGCGGATTGCATGATTGTCTACTGCAAGAACTCTAAGGTCACTCATAATAACAGCCCACATCAACAAACTGTACTGTCAGAGAGAGAGACTGCTGGTCTGCAATATCTGGGAGGCTACGTGCTGCATAATCTACATAAAAAGCATGGCACTAAAAAATCACAAGAAAGCCAGCAGGCAATGTCAATCTTGAAAGCTGGAAAACTAGAGGGTGGATATGACTCATCTCAGAAACTGGTTTCAAATCTGAACCGTGGAGGACTTTGGCAAATCACAAAATATTCAGAGAAAGTCTTTAGTAGAATAGAACATTATTTCAGACAGTTATCTCTAGATGGcaatttacaaagagttaatatCAAAGGTAAAACGGATAAGTCAGTAACTGATAGTGAGTTGCTCTCCTATTATGATTTAATAGTTTCTGACTCAGAACTGGTACCAGCAACACATGTCATTAAGGAAGTTTTACATGCAGTAGTTAATTTATATGTACGAGTAAGATCCTTTTCCTTGGCTAAAGATTTCATTCAACATCACAAAGGCCTACGCAAAGAAATTAGTAGAAGTTGTGAACAGGAAAGTGACAATAGGTTTGAGTAG
- the LOC138053383 gene encoding uncharacterized protein translates to MEVQKHESQGRPNLFDLDQWLSEYVRARQHLMSEEPANCSLPNRSKPPKQDPPLSSSSLHIKSDPQPKGEEPPKESKSPACLCCNQAHPLYGCNDFKKKSVPKCYEVVKSFKMCFNCLKQGHQVNECSNKTHCQVANCKRHHHSLLHYERAPQQLPSQDPQTQPPRTPDNPLPYVAATNSLTANDRVVYFQVVPVKIRGENGVAVIEAFAFLDDSSSDTLIKRDIADKLNLKGPEQLLCLENIENNGTPRSSRAVNLLVTPTGKQAVNLPVQIHPAWTVPKLNVPPQRLVKENVRKTWKHLEDLDIPAVSTDQIGLLIGVQVTEAMIQHEYRRGPKGQPYAVRTDFGWAIAGLAGGVPSPRTGVSFVGHCVSLDTTLNKEVENWWKTESFGAKFNCDFSRSAEDERALKRLEETTNFRADLDHYETGLLWKGEEVVLPNNRPLAERRLTNLERSLDKNSERAKAYYDTVEAYIVKDYARKLSPTEIATKEPKNSWYPPHYAVTNPNKPGKIRIVFDAAAPYK, encoded by the coding sequence ATGGAAGTTCAGAAACACGAAAGTCAGGGAAGGCCTAACTTGTTTGACCTAGACCAATGGCTTTCAGAATATGTTAGAGCGAGACAACACCTGATGTCTGAGGAACCAGCGAATTGTTCCCTACCTAACAGGTCTAAACCACCAAAACAGGATCCACCCCTAAGTTCTTCTTCACTGCACATCAAGTCGGACCCACAGCCAAAGGGAGAAGAACCCCCAAAAGAATCAAAGTCACCAGCCTGTCTATGCTGTAATCAAGCTCACCCACTTTACGGATGtaatgactttaaaaaaaagtctGTACCTAAGTGCTACGAGGTGGTCAAGAGTTTCAAGATGTGCTTCAATTGTCTCAAACAGGGACATCAAGTTAATGAATGCTCGAACAAGACTCATTGTCAAGTTGCTAACTGTAAGAGACATCATCACAGTCTGTTACACTATGAACGTGCACCTCAGCAACTGCCTAGCCAGGACCCACAAACTCAGCCCCCACGGACTCCAGACAACCCCCTCCCGTACGTGGCAGCCACCAACTCCCTCACCGCCAATGACAGAGTGGTTTATTTCCAAGTTGTCCCAGTCAAGATAAGAGGTGAAAACGGGGTGGCGGTGATTGAAGCGTTTGCTTTTTTGGATGACAGCAGTTCAGACACGTTGATAAAAAGAGACATTGCAGACAAGCTGAATCTCAAAGGACCAGAGCAACTactttgcctggaaaacattgAAAATAACGGAACACCACGGAGCTCTAGAGCAGTGAATCTTCTTGTGACACCGACCGGGAAACAAGCTGTAAACCTACCTGTTCAGATCCATCCTGCTTGGACAGTCCCTAAATTAAATGTCCCTCCACAgagacttgtcaaggaaaacgttAGAAAAACCTGGAAACACCTTGAAGATTTAGACATCCCTGCTGTGTCTACGGATCAGATAGGCCTACTTATTGGAGTGCAGGTTACCGAAGCTATGATTCAACACGAATACAGACGTGGACCAAAGGGGCAACCATATGCTGTGCGAACTGACTTTGGATGGGCGATTGCTGGCTTAGCGGGAGGAGTTCCTTCCCCCAGAACAGGTGTAAGTTTTGTTGGACATTGTGTTAGCCTAGACACCACATTGAATAAAGAAGTTGAAAACTGGTGGAAGACAGAGTCATTTGGCGCCAAGTTCAATTGTGATTTTTCAAGATCTGCAGAGGACGAAAGAGCTCTTAAGCGCTTAGAAGAAACTACAAACTTTCGAGCTGACCTGGACCATTACGAAACCGGTCTTCTCTGGAAGGGTGAAGAAGTCGTGCTCCCAAACAATCGGCCACTGGCAGAGAGAAGGCTTACAAATCTGGAGCGAAGCCTAGATAAGAATAGTGAAAGAGCCAAAGCCTATTATGACACAGTTGAAGCATACATTGTCAAGGACTATGCCAGAAAGTTATCTCCCACAGAGATTGCTACTAAGGAACCCAAGAACTCTTGGTACCCGCCACACTATGCTGTTACAAATCCCAATAAGCCAGGAAAGATTCGCATAGTGTTTGACGCTGCAGCCCCTTACAAGTGA
- the LOC138053382 gene encoding uncharacterized protein has product MESKYNIAYWLTRGKKPNEINLDSTWQNGPSFLELPESEWPIHKTLTKEQLPELIKIASTITKPFSKDDKDTLASRINIDRYSDFGKLIRVTARILTMYQRKPKSSFKHAGQSLTPKDIAKAEKFWIMEAQKSMYKDVEKGRYKRLCPRKNTDGIYVVGGRGERWIEMSHNKNEVILLPYDHRFSRLYCEHIHKRGHLGVLSTASKIHTRFWIVKLLKMVKSIRYNCVICKKLDKRLSEQIMGKLPVDRLKPSPTWTCTAIDLFGPFKIRDEVKQRTTGKTYGVIFNCLGTRAVHVDLAADYSTEKFLMVLRRFASIQS; this is encoded by the coding sequence ATGGAAAGTAAATATAACATAGCATATTGGTTAACTCGTGGTAAGAAACCTAATGAAATAAACTTGGACAGCACCTGGCAAAATGGACCCAGCTTCCTTGAGTTGCCCGAATCCGAATGGCCAATACACAAAACACTGACAAAGGAGCAACTTCCCGAATTAATCAAAATAGCATCCACTATAACCAAACCTTTCAGTAAAGATGACAAGGACACATTGGCGTCAAGAATCAACATCGACAGATATTCAGATTTTGGAAAACTAATCAGAGTGACAGCCAGAATTTTGACAATGTACCAAAGAAAACCGAAATCTTCCTTCAAACACGCCGGACAGTCACTAACTCCAAAAGATATAGcaaaggcagaaaaattctggattatggaAGCGCAAAAAAGCATGTATAAAGACGTTGAAAAAGGACGATACAAACGCCTGTGCCCCAGAAAGAATACAGATGGAATATACGTGGTTGGAGGACGGGGAGAAAGGTGGATTGAGATGAGTCACAACAAAAATGAAGTTATCCTTCTTCCTTATGATCATCGATTTTCACGTCTATATTGTGAACATATCCATAAAAGAGGGCACCTTGGCGTTCTCTCGACAGCCAGTAAAATTCACACAAGATTCTGGATTGTCAAACTACTGAAGATGGTCAAGTCTATCAGATACAACTGTGTAATATGCAAGAAACTAGACAAAAGACTGAGTGAGCAAATTATGGGAAAATTACCAGTGGACAGATTAAAGCCGTCTCCTACCTGGACTTGTACTGCTATTGATCTATTTGGACCATTCAAAATTCGAGACGAGGTGAAGCAAAGAACGACTGGGAAAACATATGGAGTGATATTCAACTGTTTAGGCACCCGCGCAGTACATGTAGATCTAGCCGCAGATTATAGCACTGAGAAATTCCTTATGGTCCTGCGAAGATTTGCATCAATACAGTCCTGA
- the LOC138053378 gene encoding uncharacterized protein: MGMLISTEKRLAKNKEHANVYQKQIEDMIEREVARKLSQTELKNYKGPIHYISHHEVLKPDSKSTPVRIVFNSSVRYMGHMLNDSWAKGPHLLNDLLGVLIRFRENNIAMIGDIKKMYHTVKIKTIEQHTHRFLWRDMDTGRPPDTYVIQRVSFGDKPSGTIATVALRQTAEMGADRCPEATQVIKENTYTDDIIESVPTKEKVTKLAKDIEALLDEGNFKMKEWMFTHDRIDILKTIPNDKSSNTEKVLGVVWNPVQDEFVFKMHLRTRSKKKPNDKTHDNDSDPTTSDPLGLTGPFTVRAKILMRELWGIEKKIGWDDAIPERYKQYWKQFCQDIQEMNNIKFKRCVKP; the protein is encoded by the coding sequence ATGGGAATGCTCATATCAACTGAAAAAAGATTAGCAAAAAATAAAGAACACGCTAACGTTTATCAGAAACAAATTGAAGATATGATCGAACGAGAAGTCGCACGAAAACTCTCGCAAACAGAACTGAAAAACTACAAAGGACCAATTCACTACATTTCTCATCATGAGGTTTTGAAGCCAGATTCCAAATCAACTCCAGTAAGAATCGTGTTTAATAGCAGCGTACGTTACATGGGACACATGCTCAATGACTCCTGGGCTAAAGGACCACACCTACTTAATGATCTCTTGGGAGTACTCATAAGGTTCAGAGAAAACAACATTGCAATGATAGGTGATATCAAGAAAATGTATCATACAGTCAAGATCAAAACTATTGAGCAACATACACATAGATTTCTATGGAGAGATATGGACACTGGAAGACCACCAGACACATATGTAATACAAAGGGTGTCATTTGGAGACAAACCATCGGGGACGATCGCTACTGTTGCATTGAGACAAACAGCAGAAATGGGCGCGGATAGATGTCCTGAAGCGACTCAAGTCATCAAAGAAAACACGTATACGGATGACATAATAGAGAGTGTTCCCACCAAAGAAAAAGTGACAAAACTCGCTAAGGATATAGAAGCCTTACTTGACGAAGGAAACTTCAAAATGAAAGAGTGGATGTTCACCCATGATAGAATTGATATACTCAAAACTATACCCAATGACAAATCCTCTAATACGGAAAAAGTGTTGGGAGTTGTTTGGAACCCAGTTCAAGACGAATTTGTATTCAAGATGCACCTTCGAACCAGATCCAAGAAAAAACCAAACGATAAGACTCATGATAATGACAGCGACCCAACGACAAGTGATCCTCTTGGTTTGACAGGACCATTTACAGTCAGAGCAAAGATTTTGATGAGGGAACTATGGGGAATCGAAAAAAAAATAGGTTGGGATGATGCAATTCCTGAAAGGTACAAACAATACTGGAAACAATTTTGCCAGGATATACAGGAAATGAACAACATCAAATTCAAGAGATGCGTGAAACCATAG